In Paenibacillus sp. FSL R7-0345, a single window of DNA contains:
- a CDS encoding Gfo/Idh/MocA family oxidoreductase yields the protein MSNIKHKIAIIGCGGIANGKHMPSLSRQEDAEMVAFCDIIEERAQEAAGKYGAEGAAVYTDFRELLAAGGFDIVHVCTPNDSHSEITVAALEAGNHVMCEKPMAKTTAQAQEMLDAARRTGKKLSIAYQNRFRADSEYLKGMCESGELGDIYYGKAIALRRRAVPTWGVFLDEEKQGGGPLIDIGTHALDLTLWLMDNYKPRMVVGSTFHKLGQRKNAANAFGPWDPEQFKVEDSAFGFITMENGATISLESSWALNVSEFGEAKTLLAGTEGGADMKDGLRINGERAGRLFETKVDLSSGGVAFYSGSAETEADREARLWLEAVREDKDPVVLPEQALVVTQILEAVYESARTGRAVYFDGSSDNE from the coding sequence ATGTCTAACATTAAACACAAAATTGCTATTATCGGGTGCGGAGGTATCGCCAACGGTAAACATATGCCGAGCCTGTCCCGTCAGGAAGATGCTGAAATGGTAGCCTTCTGCGATATTATTGAAGAACGCGCACAGGAAGCTGCCGGTAAATACGGTGCTGAAGGCGCTGCAGTATATACCGATTTCCGTGAGCTGCTGGCCGCAGGCGGATTTGACATCGTACACGTATGTACACCGAACGACAGCCATTCCGAAATTACAGTAGCGGCGCTTGAAGCCGGCAACCATGTAATGTGCGAGAAGCCGATGGCCAAAACTACGGCCCAGGCTCAAGAGATGCTGGATGCTGCCCGCCGTACCGGCAAAAAGCTATCAATCGCCTACCAGAACCGCTTCCGTGCAGACAGCGAATACCTTAAAGGCATGTGTGAGTCCGGTGAGCTTGGAGACATCTACTACGGCAAAGCAATCGCTCTGCGCCGCCGTGCTGTTCCTACCTGGGGCGTATTCCTGGATGAAGAGAAGCAGGGCGGAGGCCCGCTGATTGACATCGGTACGCATGCCCTTGACCTGACGCTGTGGCTGATGGATAACTATAAGCCGCGTATGGTGGTAGGCTCAACCTTCCACAAGCTGGGGCAGCGCAAGAATGCCGCTAACGCATTCGGACCGTGGGACCCGGAACAATTCAAGGTTGAGGATTCTGCCTTTGGTTTTATTACTATGGAAAATGGGGCGACCATCTCGCTGGAATCCAGCTGGGCGCTTAACGTTTCCGAATTCGGCGAAGCCAAAACACTGCTGGCCGGTACCGAAGGCGGAGCCGATATGAAGGACGGCCTGCGCATCAACGGTGAACGTGCCGGACGCCTGTTCGAAACGAAGGTCGACCTCTCCTCGGGCGGTGTAGCCTTCTACAGCGGCTCCGCTGAGACCGAAGCAGACCGCGAGGCCCGCCTGTGGCTGGAAGCAGTAAGAGAAGACAAAGATCCGGTTGTTCTGCCGGAGCAGGCGCTTGTCGTCACCCAGATTCTTGAAGCGGTATATGAATCTGCGCGTACCGGCCGGGCCGTATATTTTGACGGCAGCTCGGACAACGAATAG
- a CDS encoding Gfo/Idh/MocA family oxidoreductase has product MSSNKHTVVIVGYGGMGSYHGQLISENPNLEVAGTFDLLEGRRKASVEAGYKAYESYEEVLADPGVEAVLIATPNDVHKELAVRALQAGKHVVCEKPVAMSSSELKEMIAAADAAGRVLMVHQNRRWDEDFRIIKQMYESETIGALFQIESRVHGANGIPGDWRHVKAQGGGMLLDWGVHLLDQLLFMIDSRVTSVSSTLSYILGNDVDDGFEAVLQFENGIKAIVEVGTTNFITLPRWYVKGLEGSAVIEDWSLTGRIVTRNRESEHREPTPIRAGVGLTKTMAPPSEGSTITAELPPAAELADGFYSNFVAVIEGTAEPIVKNPEVLRVQNLIEAIFEAAEKNEVIKNFDSYGV; this is encoded by the coding sequence ATGAGTTCTAATAAACATACTGTAGTTATCGTCGGATACGGCGGCATGGGAAGCTATCATGGCCAATTGATCAGCGAAAACCCGAATCTTGAGGTAGCAGGAACGTTTGACCTGCTGGAAGGGCGCCGCAAAGCGTCTGTTGAAGCCGGATACAAGGCTTATGAGAGTTACGAAGAGGTACTTGCAGATCCGGGAGTTGAGGCTGTACTGATTGCTACGCCTAACGATGTGCATAAAGAGCTGGCAGTCCGCGCACTGCAGGCCGGCAAACATGTGGTCTGCGAGAAGCCTGTCGCAATGTCTTCTTCAGAGCTGAAGGAAATGATTGCGGCTGCCGATGCAGCCGGCCGGGTGCTGATGGTACACCAGAACAGACGCTGGGATGAGGATTTCCGGATCATTAAGCAAATGTACGAGTCGGAGACGATCGGAGCCCTGTTCCAGATTGAATCCCGTGTGCATGGAGCGAACGGCATTCCGGGCGACTGGCGCCATGTTAAGGCACAGGGAGGCGGCATGCTGCTGGACTGGGGCGTGCATCTGCTGGACCAGCTGCTGTTCATGATTGACAGCAGAGTAACCAGCGTGTCCAGCACCCTGAGCTATATCCTCGGCAATGATGTGGACGACGGCTTTGAAGCGGTGCTGCAGTTCGAGAACGGCATTAAAGCCATTGTGGAAGTAGGGACAACCAACTTCATCACGTTGCCCCGCTGGTATGTGAAAGGGCTGGAAGGATCTGCGGTTATCGAAGACTGGTCGCTCACCGGCCGGATTGTGACCCGCAACCGTGAATCCGAGCACCGCGAGCCGACGCCGATCCGTGCCGGTGTAGGCCTCACCAAGACGATGGCTCCTCCGTCAGAGGGCTCCACAATCACTGCCGAGCTGCCGCCGGCCGCCGAGCTTGCTGACGGGTTCTACAGCAATTTCGTGGCGGTAATCGAGGGGACGGCAGAGCCGATTGTCAAAAACCCGGAAGTGCTGCGTGTCCAGAATCTGATTGAAGCCATCTTTGAAGCGGCAGAGAAAAATGAGGTTATCAAGAATTTCGATTCTTATGGAGTTTAA
- a CDS encoding sugar phosphate isomerase/epimerase: MKLGVFMVLFGGRKLEDALDYVVSKGLKAVEIGTGGYPGNSHCDAALLLENESALQEFKHQIESRGLIISALSCHGNPLHPQKELAQKDHEAFVNSVKLAQKLGVQVVNTFSGCPGDHEGAKYPNWPVAPWPNDYQEILAWQWENKVIPYWKEMADFATEHGVKIGLELHGGFSVHTPATLLRLREAAGDAIGANLDPSHMWWQGIDPVQAIHILGRAGAIHHFHAKDTVIDPVNVNKHGLTDMQPYTNMLDRAWQFRSVGYGHDVKTWADIISALRLVGYDYVVSIEHEDGLMSIEEGFSKAVDNLRQVLIEEPLGEMWWV; encoded by the coding sequence ATGAAACTTGGAGTATTTATGGTGCTTTTCGGCGGTCGCAAGCTGGAGGATGCACTGGATTATGTAGTTTCCAAAGGGCTCAAGGCAGTAGAGATCGGCACCGGCGGCTATCCGGGGAACAGCCACTGTGATGCAGCGCTGCTGCTGGAGAATGAGTCAGCGCTGCAGGAGTTCAAGCATCAGATCGAATCCCGCGGGCTGATCATCAGCGCGCTAAGCTGTCACGGCAATCCGCTGCATCCGCAGAAGGAGCTGGCACAAAAGGATCATGAGGCTTTTGTCAATTCCGTTAAGCTTGCCCAGAAGCTGGGGGTTCAGGTCGTTAACACCTTCTCCGGCTGTCCGGGCGACCATGAAGGCGCAAAATATCCGAACTGGCCGGTTGCCCCCTGGCCCAATGATTACCAGGAAATTCTGGCCTGGCAGTGGGAGAATAAGGTTATTCCTTATTGGAAGGAAATGGCCGACTTCGCTACAGAGCATGGCGTAAAGATCGGTCTGGAGCTGCACGGCGGCTTTTCCGTGCACACCCCTGCAACCTTGTTGCGTCTACGGGAAGCTGCCGGTGATGCCATCGGGGCCAACCTTGATCCGAGCCATATGTGGTGGCAGGGTATTGATCCGGTGCAGGCGATTCACATTCTCGGCAGAGCAGGAGCGATTCATCACTTCCATGCCAAGGATACGGTGATTGATCCGGTGAATGTCAACAAGCACGGGCTTACCGATATGCAGCCGTACACCAATATGCTTGACCGCGCCTGGCAGTTCCGTTCCGTGGGCTACGGGCATGACGTGAAGACCTGGGCTGATATCATCAGCGCGCTGCGTCTGGTCGGCTATGACTATGTGGTTAGCATTGAGCATGAAGACGGCCTGATGTCGATTGAAGAGGGCTTTTCCAAAGCAGTGGATAATCTGCGCCAGGTGCTTATTGAAGAGCCGCTTGGTGAGATGTGGTGGGTGTAA
- a CDS encoding aminoglycoside phosphotransferase family protein, which produces MESFTKVKLNDDQLKAAVQAAFGAESFIVSVTELTGGFFNAAYDLELNDGRQVVLKAAPSGGSGILRYEENIIAAEVEALRLVAADGRIPVPAVYSFDDSRSVIPSPYFFMEKVYGQPYSEVKESYPPAVRAEIERELGRYQRLINGITGTRFGLFAQDQAEDTLTWRESFTGLIRTLLEDARELKVVLPAGEDKIWQVMEHYLPALDEVTEPRLIHWDLWNGNLFVQDGQIVSIIDWERALWGDVLMEYYFRHFEHSKPFYEGYGQTFDSAGERLRIKLYDFYLDLIMRIECDSRQYKDENHIRWATQNLEESWKSFSTSGNSPLV; this is translated from the coding sequence GTGGAAAGCTTTACTAAGGTCAAGCTGAATGATGATCAGCTGAAGGCTGCGGTGCAGGCTGCTTTTGGTGCAGAGAGCTTTATTGTATCTGTTACAGAGCTGACCGGCGGATTTTTTAATGCGGCTTATGATCTGGAGCTGAATGATGGAAGACAGGTTGTGTTGAAGGCTGCCCCTTCCGGGGGAAGCGGAATACTCCGTTATGAAGAAAATATTATTGCCGCTGAAGTGGAAGCGCTCCGCCTTGTTGCTGCAGACGGTCGGATTCCGGTTCCGGCTGTATACAGCTTTGATGACAGCCGGAGTGTTATACCAAGTCCTTATTTTTTTATGGAAAAGGTTTACGGGCAGCCATACAGTGAGGTGAAAGAAAGCTATCCGCCCGCTGTGCGGGCGGAGATCGAGCGTGAACTGGGCCGGTATCAGCGTCTGATTAACGGGATTACCGGAACCAGATTCGGCCTTTTCGCACAGGATCAGGCAGAAGACACGTTGACATGGCGGGAGTCGTTCACCGGGTTGATCCGCACACTGCTGGAGGATGCCAGGGAGCTTAAGGTGGTCTTACCGGCAGGGGAAGATAAGATCTGGCAGGTGATGGAGCATTATCTGCCTGCATTGGATGAGGTAACTGAACCGCGTCTGATCCATTGGGACTTGTGGAATGGCAATCTGTTTGTACAGGACGGGCAGATTGTCTCGATCATAGACTGGGAACGGGCACTTTGGGGCGATGTGCTGATGGAATATTATTTCCGGCATTTTGAGCATTCCAAGCCCTTTTATGAGGGCTACGGGCAGACCTTTGACAGTGCGGGAGAACGGCTGCGTATAAAGCTGTATGATTTCTATCTTGATCTGATTATGAGGATTGAATGTGACTCACGCCAGTATAAGGATGAGAACCATATACGCTGGGCTACACAGAACCTGGAAGAGAGCTGGAAATCCTTCAGCACCTCAGGGAACAGTCCGCTAGTATAA
- the fabV gene encoding enoyl-ACP reductase FabV codes for MIIKPRTRGFICTTAHPAGCARQVQQQIEYIRTLPAIKGPRNVLVIGASTGYGLASRIAAAFGAGAATLGVYRPSTATAARTASAGWYNSAAFEQAALEAGLRSYSVCGDAFTQETKERTADLIRRELGQVDLVIYSVATGRRTDPATGQVYNSALKPIGEPYTNKTVNFHTGEVSQVTVEPAAETEIEDTVHVMGGEDWQLWIDSLRAAGVLADNAVTLAFSYIGPELTQEIYRKGTIGRAKDHLEATARLLDSQLAPGGGKAYVAVSKGLVTQSSSALPVVPLYISLLYKIMKEKGTHEGCIEQAYRLFNDRLYAAGGTPVDEAGRIRIDDWELDPAVQAEVDRLWPLLATNTIGELSDLHSYREDFFQLFGFETAGVDYEADIDPVVTVPNQF; via the coding sequence GTGATTATCAAGCCAAGAACGCGGGGCTTTATATGTACAACTGCCCATCCCGCAGGCTGTGCGCGGCAGGTGCAGCAGCAGATTGAGTATATCCGGACCCTGCCGGCGATAAAGGGCCCGCGCAATGTGCTGGTGATTGGAGCTTCAACCGGCTACGGGCTGGCATCCAGAATCGCTGCGGCCTTTGGTGCCGGAGCAGCCACTCTCGGAGTCTACCGCCCAAGTACAGCTACTGCGGCGCGCACTGCCTCTGCAGGCTGGTACAACTCGGCAGCCTTCGAACAAGCGGCTCTTGAGGCAGGATTGCGCTCCTACAGTGTATGCGGCGATGCCTTCACGCAGGAAACCAAGGAGCGCACAGCTGATCTGATCCGGCGTGAGCTGGGCCAGGTGGATCTGGTCATCTACAGCGTTGCCACCGGCCGCCGGACAGATCCTGCAACCGGTCAGGTTTATAATTCCGCTCTAAAGCCTATAGGTGAACCCTATACCAACAAAACCGTCAATTTCCATACCGGGGAAGTCTCACAGGTCACCGTAGAGCCTGCCGCTGAGACGGAGATCGAAGACACCGTTCATGTCATGGGCGGCGAAGACTGGCAGCTGTGGATTGACAGCCTGAGAGCAGCCGGGGTACTGGCTGATAATGCTGTAACACTGGCCTTCTCCTATATCGGACCCGAGCTGACCCAGGAGATTTACCGCAAGGGCACCATTGGACGGGCTAAAGACCACCTGGAGGCGACTGCCCGGCTGCTGGACAGCCAGCTTGCTCCCGGCGGCGGCAAGGCCTATGTGGCCGTCAGCAAAGGGCTGGTAACGCAGTCCAGCTCAGCACTCCCGGTAGTCCCACTCTATATCTCGCTCCTTTACAAAATCATGAAGGAAAAGGGCACTCACGAAGGCTGTATTGAGCAGGCTTACCGGCTATTCAATGACCGATTATATGCAGCCGGAGGCACTCCGGTTGATGAAGCCGGCCGTATCCGCATCGATGACTGGGAGCTTGACCCTGCCGTGCAGGCTGAAGTGGACCGGCTGTGGCCGCTGCTGGCTACAAATACTATCGGGGAGCTGTCCGATCTGCATAGTTACCGTGAAGATTTTTTCCAGCTGTTCGGCTTTGAAACCGCCGGGGTTGACTATGAGGCCGATATTGACCCGGTTGTAACCGTCCCTAACCAATTCTGA
- a CDS encoding HXXEE domain-containing protein — protein MLDWLNQHIDMISLLWLLPVCFMFHDFEEILTVESWGITYGNRVEAAIPPRMRKMYKSSMQMTTRNFALDVLFVYFLIVSVTAAAVFFSFYTLYLAVTALFLLHVFTHFGQSIYLKLYTPGVVTALFIALPYSLYAFYRLLSEKIVGLHDFGWALLLLFLLTPPVVWGLLKRRGRHQRT, from the coding sequence ATGCTGGATTGGCTTAATCAGCACATAGACATGATAAGTCTATTATGGCTGCTGCCTGTTTGCTTCATGTTTCATGATTTTGAAGAGATTTTAACCGTGGAGAGCTGGGGTATTACTTACGGAAACAGAGTGGAAGCGGCTATTCCACCGAGGATGCGCAAAATGTACAAATCCTCTATGCAAATGACTACCAGAAATTTTGCGCTGGATGTGCTGTTTGTATATTTCCTGATCGTTTCAGTTACCGCAGCTGCAGTGTTCTTTTCCTTTTATACGCTGTATTTAGCTGTGACCGCCCTGTTTTTGCTGCATGTTTTTACTCATTTTGGACAGAGTATTTACTTGAAGCTGTATACACCCGGAGTTGTAACAGCGCTGTTCATTGCTTTGCCATATTCGCTGTATGCCTTTTATCGGCTTCTTTCGGAAAAGATCGTTGGTCTGCACGACTTTGGATGGGCGTTGCTGCTGCTGTTTCTGTTGACTCCTCCGGTTGTCTGGGGTTTGCTGAAGCGCAGAGGACGTCATCAAAGAACATAG
- a CDS encoding ABC transporter ATP-binding protein, whose translation MERLLEVKDLAISFKTRGGEVQAIRGVNFHVNKGETLAIVGESGSGKSVTSQAVMKLVPQPQGQYKRGQILFDGQDLIPKTEKQMQKIRGKEIGMIFQDPMTSLNPMMKVGKQITEVLFKHEKISKDAAYKRGIELLGLVGIPSPERRFQQYPHEFSGGMRQRVVIAMALAANPKLLIADEPTTALDVTIQAQILDLMKDLQKKINTAIIFITHDLGVVARMADRVAVMYAGQIVEMGTAEEIFYDPRHPYTWGLLASMPSLDSKGTMLTAIPGTPPDLIKPPKGDAFALRSTYAMAIDMEKEPPMYKVSDSHLVKSWLMHPMAPAVEPPAVVKKRQRVLPNAYPQPVLVEN comes from the coding sequence ATGGAGCGCCTTTTAGAGGTAAAGGACCTAGCAATTTCATTCAAGACACGCGGCGGAGAAGTGCAAGCGATCCGTGGTGTTAACTTTCATGTAAATAAAGGTGAAACACTGGCGATTGTCGGCGAATCCGGTTCCGGTAAGAGCGTAACGTCCCAGGCGGTTATGAAGCTTGTACCACAGCCGCAGGGACAATACAAACGCGGACAGATCTTGTTCGACGGACAAGACCTGATTCCGAAGACTGAGAAGCAAATGCAAAAAATCCGCGGGAAAGAAATCGGCATGATCTTCCAGGATCCGATGACTTCCCTGAATCCGATGATGAAAGTCGGAAAGCAGATTACCGAAGTATTGTTCAAACACGAAAAAATCAGCAAGGACGCTGCTTATAAACGTGGTATCGAGCTGCTGGGCCTGGTGGGAATTCCTTCCCCGGAACGCCGTTTTCAGCAGTATCCGCATGAGTTCTCCGGCGGTATGCGTCAGCGTGTGGTAATCGCCATGGCGCTTGCGGCGAACCCTAAGCTGCTGATTGCCGATGAGCCGACTACAGCGCTTGACGTTACGATTCAGGCTCAGATTCTGGATCTGATGAAGGATCTGCAGAAGAAGATTAACACTGCGATTATTTTCATTACCCATGACCTTGGTGTTGTTGCCAGAATGGCTGACCGCGTTGCGGTTATGTATGCCGGACAGATTGTGGAAATGGGAACAGCGGAAGAGATCTTCTACGATCCTAGACATCCTTACACTTGGGGTCTGCTTGCTTCCATGCCAAGCCTTGACAGCAAGGGCACTATGCTGACAGCTATTCCGGGAACACCTCCCGATCTGATCAAGCCGCCTAAGGGCGATGCCTTTGCATTGCGCAGCACTTACGCTATGGCAATTGATATGGAGAAGGAACCTCCAATGTATAAGGTTTCGGACTCCCACCTGGTGAAGTCCTGGCTGATGCATCCGATGGCTCCGGCTGTCGAGCCGCCTGCAGTCGTGAAGAAGAGACAGCGTGTTTTGCCCAACGCCTATCCGCAGCCGGTGCTTGTTGAAAATTAA
- a CDS encoding glycoside hydrolase family 43 protein, whose product MKKRAMTTMLLLTVLSGCSGSGSSAPRFENVSVHDPSVLKAGDTYYVFGSHLASAKSKDLMAWEQISSVVEDGNVLIPNVTEELSETFSWAQSDTLWAPDVIQLADGKFYMYYDACRGDSPLSAMGIAVSDKIEGPYKDLGVILKSGMAGIGDDGEVYDATRKPNVVDPDVFFDKEGKLWMVYGSYSGGIFILELDPASGFPLPDQGYGKKLLGANHARIEGPYMLYSPETDYYYLFLSYGGLDANGGYNIRVARSKNPDGPFEDSEGKSMLDAAGNPDKLFDDPVYAPYGVKLMGNFEFLNTADEPEATGEGYVSPGHNSAYYDEKSGRYFLIFHTRFPYRGEEHEVRVHQMFMNEDGWPVVAPHRYGGETIGSYQADDITGEYKYINHGRDISAESVESEVIELTADGKITGAVSGTWSLDGGHTAKITVEGTVFSGVFLREWNEAVKGDVMTFTALSGDGTAIWGSHVSQGNSK is encoded by the coding sequence ATGAAAAAACGTGCTATGACCACAATGTTACTGTTAACGGTTTTGTCAGGCTGCAGCGGAAGCGGCAGCAGTGCGCCAAGGTTTGAAAATGTATCTGTACATGATCCTTCAGTTCTCAAGGCAGGTGATACGTATTATGTATTCGGCTCTCACCTCGCTTCTGCCAAATCCAAGGACTTGATGGCCTGGGAGCAGATCTCCTCCGTGGTGGAGGACGGAAACGTACTCATTCCTAATGTAACCGAAGAGCTTAGCGAGACCTTCAGCTGGGCGCAGTCGGATACACTCTGGGCACCTGATGTCATTCAGCTTGCCGACGGCAAATTCTACATGTATTATGACGCCTGCCGCGGGGATTCGCCGTTGTCGGCGATGGGAATCGCTGTCTCGGATAAGATTGAAGGGCCTTACAAGGACCTCGGGGTTATTTTGAAATCCGGCATGGCCGGGATCGGCGATGACGGTGAAGTTTATGATGCCACCCGGAAGCCGAACGTTGTGGACCCGGATGTCTTTTTCGATAAGGAAGGCAAGCTGTGGATGGTTTATGGTTCGTACTCCGGCGGAATTTTCATTCTGGAGCTTGATCCTGCCAGCGGCTTCCCGCTTCCAGACCAGGGCTATGGCAAAAAGCTGCTCGGAGCCAATCATGCCCGGATTGAAGGGCCTTATATGCTGTACAGTCCTGAAACCGACTACTACTATCTGTTTCTCTCATATGGCGGGCTTGATGCGAACGGCGGATATAATATCCGTGTAGCCCGCTCCAAGAATCCCGACGGACCGTTTGAAGACTCCGAAGGCAAATCGATGCTGGATGCGGCCGGTAACCCTGACAAGCTGTTCGATGATCCGGTGTACGCACCATACGGCGTCAAGCTGATGGGCAATTTCGAATTTCTGAACACCGCAGATGAACCGGAGGCGACGGGGGAAGGTTACGTATCTCCGGGACATAATTCAGCCTATTACGATGAGAAAAGCGGCCGGTATTTCCTGATCTTCCATACACGGTTCCCTTACCGCGGCGAAGAGCATGAAGTGCGTGTGCATCAGATGTTCATGAACGAGGACGGCTGGCCTGTAGTCGCACCGCACCGCTATGGCGGAGAGACCATCGGCAGCTACCAAGCAGATGACATTACCGGCGAGTACAAATATATTAATCATGGCAGGGATATCAGTGCTGAGTCCGTAGAATCTGAAGTAATTGAGCTGACCGCTGACGGCAAAATAACAGGAGCAGTTAGCGGTACATGGAGCTTGGACGGCGGGCATACGGCGAAAATTACCGTTGAAGGCACAGTGTTCAGCGGTGTGTTCTTACGGGAATGGAACGAGGCTGTAAAAGGCGATGTGATGACCTTTACCGCATTATCCGGAGACGGCACTGCGATTTGGGGAAGCCATGTATCCCAAGGAAACTCGAAGTAA
- the fabF gene encoding beta-ketoacyl-ACP synthase II, protein MERVVITGLGVISPLGNTVEQFWGRLSAGESGISPITSFNTDRYKSKIAGQVTDFDPEGRFGRKEARRMDRFTQFALAAAEDAWADSGLQLEQIDRERLGVYVGSGVGGIHTLMEQAELLRTRGPERVSPTLIPMLISNMAAATISIRFGAQGPTLSPVTACSIGNTAIGEAFRLIRYGGADCVIAGGAEAAVTEISLASFGNATSLSTRNDAPEKASRPFDGSRDGFVIGEGGAILILESLSHALRRNAAIYAEVTGYGASSDAYHMVATHPEGTGAYLAMKLALREAGVQPEEVGLISAHATSTLIGDRSETAAIKKLFGEAAYRIPVTANKSMTGHTLGAAGGLEAVALIKSITQGLIPPTINQQTPDDVCDLDYVPNTARKADLDIGISNSFGFGGHNAVIVLRKYL, encoded by the coding sequence ATGGAACGTGTAGTTATCACTGGTTTGGGCGTCATTTCACCGCTCGGCAATACTGTGGAGCAATTCTGGGGACGTCTGAGCGCCGGAGAATCCGGAATCTCGCCTATTACTTCATTTAATACAGACCGCTATAAAAGCAAAATCGCCGGACAAGTCACAGACTTTGATCCGGAAGGCCGGTTCGGCCGCAAGGAAGCCCGGCGGATGGACCGGTTCACCCAGTTTGCGCTGGCAGCCGCCGAGGATGCCTGGGCTGATTCCGGTCTGCAGCTGGAGCAGATCGACCGGGAGCGGCTTGGCGTGTATGTCGGTTCAGGCGTTGGCGGGATTCATACACTAATGGAGCAGGCTGAGCTGCTCAGGACACGCGGGCCGGAAAGAGTCAGCCCGACGCTCATTCCCATGCTGATCTCCAATATGGCGGCGGCAACGATCAGTATACGGTTCGGGGCACAAGGGCCTACGCTCTCGCCTGTCACTGCCTGTTCAATCGGCAATACGGCCATCGGCGAGGCTTTCCGGCTGATCCGTTACGGCGGTGCCGACTGCGTTATTGCCGGCGGTGCGGAAGCAGCCGTTACTGAAATCTCGCTGGCCAGCTTCGGGAATGCAACCTCCCTGTCTACCCGCAATGATGCGCCGGAGAAGGCCAGCCGTCCGTTTGACGGGAGCCGGGACGGCTTCGTGATCGGCGAAGGCGGCGCCATTCTGATACTGGAGTCATTGTCACACGCCCTCCGGCGGAATGCAGCCATCTATGCCGAAGTTACCGGCTATGGCGCCAGTTCGGATGCTTATCATATGGTAGCCACTCATCCGGAAGGCACGGGGGCTTACCTGGCTATGAAGCTGGCTTTGCGGGAAGCGGGAGTGCAGCCTGAAGAAGTGGGCCTGATCAGCGCCCATGCTACCAGCACGCTGATCGGCGACCGTTCGGAGACGGCAGCGATCAAGAAGCTGTTCGGGGAGGCGGCTTACCGCATTCCGGTTACGGCGAATAAATCGATGACCGGTCACACCCTGGGAGCAGCTGGCGGGCTGGAGGCTGTCGCTCTGATCAAGAGCATCACCCAGGGGCTGATACCGCCTACAATTAACCAGCAGACGCCTGATGATGTCTGTGATCTGGACTATGTGCCGAATACCGCCCGGAAGGCAGATCTGGATATCGGCATCTCCAATTCATTCGGCTTCGGCGGACACAATGCAGTTATTGTGCTGCGGAAATACCTGTAA
- a CDS encoding helix-turn-helix transcriptional regulator codes for MSNKTRLQALSGFLKSRRAALTPAAVGLPEGTRRRTPGLRREEVAQLAGVSSTWYTWLEQGRDIKVSPSVLECIAAALRLTKDERNYLFALALDNGPGPAAYQQEEITIISPSLQKILQELTTCPTIISDRHCNIVGWNEAAAHVFLDFARLPAEGRNMISLLFVRKEFQRLAVNWEQFVRGYLAIFRAYYGQYVEDRWYDDFIAEMKGQHPRFQELWEESRVSSAPDVVLEFRHAKAGKMLFHLTSLQVHGTADLRCSIYTPADNSGTESKLQQLMKDAV; via the coding sequence ATGTCCAATAAGACGAGATTGCAGGCATTGTCGGGGTTTCTCAAATCCCGCAGAGCAGCGCTTACACCGGCTGCAGTCGGGCTGCCGGAAGGGACGCGCAGACGCACCCCCGGTCTGAGACGGGAAGAGGTAGCACAGCTGGCAGGGGTGAGCAGTACATGGTACACATGGCTTGAGCAGGGGCGGGACATCAAGGTATCGCCTTCGGTACTTGAATGCATCGCCGCAGCGCTCCGGCTGACCAAGGATGAACGGAACTATCTGTTTGCACTGGCGCTGGACAACGGTCCGGGACCGGCAGCCTACCAGCAGGAGGAAATCACAATAATCAGCCCCTCTCTGCAAAAAATTCTGCAGGAGCTCACGACCTGCCCGACCATTATTTCTGACCGTCACTGCAATATTGTCGGCTGGAATGAGGCGGCCGCCCATGTATTTCTCGATTTTGCCCGGCTGCCGGCGGAAGGCCGCAATATGATCTCCCTCTTGTTTGTCCGCAAGGAATTCCAGCGACTGGCAGTGAACTGGGAGCAGTTTGTGCGGGGGTATTTAGCTATATTCCGGGCCTATTACGGGCAATATGTGGAAGACCGCTGGTATGATGATTTTATCGCGGAGATGAAGGGGCAGCATCCCCGTTTTCAGGAGCTGTGGGAGGAGAGCAGGGTCAGCAGTGCACCGGATGTGGTGCTTGAATTCCGTCATGCCAAAGCGGGGAAAATGCTCTTTCACCTCACCTCGCTGCAGGTGCACGGAACTGCTGATTTGCGCTGCAGCATCTATACTCCGGCTGACAATTCCGGTACAGAATCAAAGCTGCAGCAGCTGATGAAGGATGCTGTCTGA